Proteins co-encoded in one Papaver somniferum cultivar HN1 chromosome 5, ASM357369v1, whole genome shotgun sequence genomic window:
- the LOC113279992 gene encoding uncharacterized protein LOC113279992 gives MWIDNLELSVVSANSNLIGSSIETHFNLPRWELLCVYGPAAHQNRNGFWEGMSNLIASTETPWCMIGDLNVLISSHEKHGGSQNLDINCKEFRNLIQDRDAIDLGFGGPPFTWSRRTIHYASVYERLDREMCNSLWKLQFTESVVLHLPRIYSDHT, from the coding sequence ATGTGGATTGATAATTTGGAGCTCAGTGTTGTATCTGCTAACTCTAACCTGATTGGAAGTTCGATTGAAACTCATTTTAACTTACCTCGATGGGAGCTATTATGTGTGTACGGCCCTGCAGCACATCAAAACAGAAATGGGTTTTGGGAAGGAATGTCTAATCTTATTGCTTCAACTGAAACACCTTGGTGTATGATTGGTGATTTGAATGTACTTATTTCTTCTCATGAGAAACATGGTGGATCTCAGAATTTGGATATCAATTGTAAGGAATTCAggaatttaattcaagatagagatgccATTGACTTGGGGTTTGGAGGACCACCTTTCACCTGGTCAAGAAGAACAATCCATTATGCCTCGGTGTATGAACGTCTTGATAGGGAGATGTGTAACTCTCTGTGGAAGCTGCAATTTACCGAATCTGTTGTCCTCCATCTTCCAAGAATTTATAGTGATCACACTTGA